The sequence ATTGAGGTTCTCCTCATGAAGTGCCCCCGGAATCGGAATTTCACAAGGATCCCGGGGACACCATTGTACGGAGACTCTAAAGAGCGTCTTCGCTATGCGCGAAGCGCTTTTTTATTACTTTATCACCAAACCTTCGTTCGTGGCGTTTACGCCTTCGATGTGGAAGGAATTGAGCACCGGATTTGCACGGTCCATGAGCGAAAGGATCAAGTAGCTTGCTTTGCTGTCGAAAGCGAGGCGCTTGTCTTCGTCCGAGGGGCGAGATGGCGATTCTGGATGGGAATGCCAGTTGCCGAGCGGGGAAAGACCGTTCTGTCGCATGTCCTTGATGGCGGCAAGGTGTTCCTTGGGATCCAGCGAAAAGTGTTCGTTGGAATGGTCGATATTGGTGAGCAAATAAACCTTTTCGATATGCTTGTTTTCGCCATCGATGCGCCCTGCAATCAGCCCGCAAGCTTCTTCGGGCAGGTTCTTCTGGGCATGCTCCAGGATTTTTTCGTAGTTTTCTTTAGATAAGGTAATCACATGAAATTCCTTTTTAGGTATGAGGCGTGAGGTCGTTCCCTTCGGTCACTTTGGGGTATGAGGTCGCTCATAGGTTCGCTTTGAGCCTTGAGGTGTGAGCATAAGAGTTTTTTACTCATAGCTCACAGCTCAGAGGACCGTAGGTCCGTGCTCATTGCTCCTAATGCTTCAAGTCGCACACAGCTTGTTCGTAGTCGATCAGATGGTCAATCTTCGGGTGGGTGCCGCAAACCGCGCAATCGTCCGTCTTGGTTGGGAGCTTGATTTTGCGGAATTCCATCGTGAGCGCATTGTAGGTGAGCAAGTAGCCCGTGAGCAAATTGCCGACACCGAGAATGTATTTGACGGCTTCCATGGCCTGGAGGCTGCCGATTACACCGCCCATAGCGCCAATAACGCCTGCTTGCTTACAGGTCGGCACGGCATCTTTCGGAGGGGGTTCCTTGAAGACGCAGCGGTA is a genomic window of Fibrobacter succinogenes containing:
- a CDS encoding M67 family metallopeptidase, translating into MITLSKENYEKILEHAQKNLPEEACGLIAGRIDGENKHIEKVYLLTNIDHSNEHFSLDPKEHLAAIKDMRQNGLSPLGNWHSHPESPSRPSDEDKRLAFDSKASYLILSLMDRANPVLNSFHIEGVNATNEGLVIK